The following is a genomic window from Streptomyces sp. BHT-5-2.
ACCGCGAGGAGACGCCGGCCACCGCGTCCGCGCCCGACCCGGGCGGGGCCCCCGAGCCGCAGGGCTCCCCCACCATCCCGGGCCAGCCGGTGAGCTGCGGCGCCATCGCCGACGCGCTGGGCAAGGCGCACGGCGTCGCCCTCTACGCGGACCCCGGCGCCGGCGGCACGGTGGGCTGCGCCGAGGCCCGCGCGGTGATGAAGGAGTTCTTCCTGCGGGCGCCGCCCCAGTCGGCCGGGCACCCGAGTTCGCTGGCCGTGAAGGGCTGGACCTGCCAGTACGACGGCGGCCCCACCGGCACCTGGGTCACCGAGTGCCGGCAGGACGAGCGCGCCATGCACACCGAGGACCCGGGCCAGGATCCCGGTTCGCCCGACGACCCCTCGCTCCCCATGGACGAACCGTCGACCACCGAGCTCTAGGCTTCGGCAGACCGACCGTCCCGTCCCTGGCCGGCCTCCTCCGGCACCGCCATCTCCCGGAACCACGTCGGCCCGCCCGCCAGCGCCCGCTCGATCCGGGTGCGCGCGTAGTCGTCCAGCTCCGGCAGGGCGTCCACGGAGAACCAGCCGACCTCCAGCGACTCGTCGTCGTTGACCCTCGCCTCGCCGCCGACCGCCCGGCAGCGCAGCGTCACGTCCAGGAACTGGCACTCGTCGCCGTTGGGGTACCGCACCGGCGGCATGGCCTCGACCAGGACCACCCCCTCGGGGACGACCCGCACCGCGGTCTCCTCGTACACCTCGCGGACCGCGGTCTCGGCGGGCTGCTCACCGGGCTCCGGGATGCCGCCGATCACCGACCAGCCACCGGTGTCGACCCGCCGGCCCAGCAGCACCCGGCCGGCGTCGTCGAGGACCACCGCGGTCACCCCGGGCAGCCACAGCAGCTTGGTGCCGATGTCGGCCCGGAGGTCGCGGATGAAATCGGGGGTGGCCATGCCCCGACCCTACGGGACGATCACCGGCCCTGAGCGGACGCGGTCCGCCGGTCCTAGGCCGTCGACGCAGAGCGGCGCAGCCGGAGTCGCTCGCGGATGCAGCGCACCGCGCCCTCGGCGTCGTCGACGGTGACGGTGAACGTCCGCCCGTCGCCGAGTCGGAGCACCATCGCCTCACCGCGGCGGACGATCACGGCCGTGCCCTGATCGGGCCGCCAGCGGTACCCCCAGCCGCCCCAGTGGCGCGGGGTGACCCGGGGTGCGAAGTCCGCGTCGACGACGCTGTCCAGCGGGATCCGGCGGCGCGGCAGGCCCATGTGTCCGCACCGCACCTCCAGGGTGTCCGCGTCGACCCGGACCGCGACATGGACGAAGGCGAGCGTGCCGAAGAGCACCAGCAGGCCGGCGGCGACACAGCCGACCACGGCCATCACCAGGGGCGCCGGCGCGGAGGTCCAGGTGCTGTTCACGGCGAGTTCGACGCCCAGCGCCAGACAGGCGGCACCGACGGCGGCCAGCAGCCACTGGAAGCGGTTGGACGCCCGGCCGTGCCAGACCTCGGGAATCTCCGCACGCGCGCCGCCGGCCGGTCGGCCACCGGCCGGGGCACCGTCCGTGCTTCCGCGCTCACCGGGGGCGGCGGCCCCCTCCTGGGGGTGGTCCCTCATGAGACGCAGCGTACGCGCCTTCGCATCCGGGAGCCCGGCCGCTGCGTCCGTGTGGCAGGGCGGTGCGTCAGGCGGTGCGCGGCGCGGCCTGGACGGCGCCGGCGAGCAGTCGGCCCTCCGCGTAGGCCAGGACCACCTCGGGGAGCGGGCTCGGACGGCCGCTGAGGAGGACGTCGAGGGTGCCGGTGGGGGCGGCCGCGGGGGCCGGCTCGGCGCCGATCCGGCGGAGTGCCTGGGCGGCGACCGCGTCGGCGGAACCGTGCAGGACCAACGACGGGCCGCCGGGCTGCTGGAGGGCGGCGCGGATGCGTTCGGCGACCAGCTCGTAGTGGGTGCAGCCGAGGACGACGGACCGGATGTCGCGCGGGGTGCGCTCGGCGGCGGCGGCCACCGCGGCGTCGATCGCGTCCTCGTCGGCCTGCTCGACGGCGTCGGCGAGGCCCGGGCAGGGCACACCTGCGACCTCGACGCCCTGCGCGAAGCGGGCGATCAGGTCCTGCTGGTAGGGGCTGCCGGTGGTGGCGGGGGTGGCCCAGATGGCGACCGGCCCGCCGCCGGCCGCGGCGGGCTTGATCGCCGGGACGGTGCCGATGACGGGGATGGCCGGCTCCAGCTCGGCGCGGAGCGCGGGCAGCGCGTGCACGGAGGCGGTGTTGCAGGCGACGATCAGCGCGTCCGGGCGGTGCGCGGCCGCGGCCCGGGCGACGGCCAGGGCGTGCGCGGTGACGTCGTCGGGGGTGCGCGGTCCCCACGGCAGGCCGTCGGGGTCGGTGGAGAGGACCAGATCCGCGTCCGGCCGCAGACGCCGCACGGCGGCGGCCGCCGGGAGCAGGCCGGTTCCGGAGTCCATCAGCGCGATCTTCACCCGGACACTTTACTCAACGGTCCGTCCCACTTGTCATACCGGCTGGTCATCCGGGCCGGGAGGGACCGGAAGGGGGCGGGGGCCGCGCGTCCGTGTCGGGCACCGGTCCGTGGCGGCCCCGGTGGGGCACACTGCGGCCGTGGACGCGATGGAGTGGATCGCCGCGGTGTCCCTGGTGGCCTGGTTGTGGCTGCTGCTGGGGCAGGGCTTCTTCTGGCGGACCGACGTCCGGCTGCCGGCCCGCCGGGATCCGGACCGCTGGCCGTCGGTGGCGGTGGTGGTGCCGGCGCGGGACGAGGCGGCGGTGCTGCCGGCGAGCCTGCCGACGCTGCTGGCGCAGAAGTACCCGGGCCGGGTCGCGGTCTTCCTGATCGACGACGGGAGCACGGACGGGACCGGCGCGCTCGCCCGCGAGCTGGCGGCCGGCGGGGGCGGGCTGCCGCTGACCGTCGCCTCGCCCGGCGAACCGGAGCCGGGCTGGACGGGGAAGCTGTGGGCGGTCCGGCACGGCATCGCGCTGGCGCGGGAGCGCACCGCCCCGGAATACCTCCTGCTGACCGACGCCGACATCGCCCACGAGCCGGACAGCCTGCGGGAGTTGGTGGCCGCGGCCCGGTCCCACGAGCTGGACCTGGTGTCGCAGATGGCCCGGCTGCGGGTGGCGACCCGCTGGGAACGGCTGATCGTGCCGGCCTTCGTGTACTTCTTCGGCCAGCTCTACCCGTTCCGGTGGGTCAACCGGTCGGGCGCCCGGACCGCGGCGGCGGCCGGCGGCTGCGTCCTGCTGCGGCGGGAGGCGGCGGAGCGGGCCGGCGTCCCGGAGTCGATCCGGCACGCGGTGATCGACGACGTGTCGCTGGCGCGGGCGGTGCAGCGCTCCGGCGGACGCGTCTGGCTGGGGCTGGCGGACCGGGTGCGCAGCGTTCGCCCCTACCCGCGGCTGGCGGAACTGTGGCGGATGGTCTCCCGCAGCGCCTACGCCCAACTCCGCCACCGGCCGCTGCTCCTGCTGGGCACGGTCCTCGGGCTGACGCTGGTCTACCTGGTGCCGCCGGCCGCCCTCCTGGCCGGACTCGCGGCCGACGACCCGGTGGCCGCGGGGCTGGGCGGCGCGGCCTGGGCGGTGATGTGCGGGACGTATCTGCCGATGCTGCGCCACTACCGGCAGCCGCTCTGGACGGCGCCACTGCTCCCGTTCACCGCGCTGCTCTACCTGCTGATGACCGTGGACTCGGCCGTGCAGCACCACCGGGGCCGCGGCGCCGCGTGGAAGGGCCGCACCTACGGGGCACCCTGAGCGGGCCCCTGCCGGCCGGGAACCACGTAAGGCTCCGGCCGCAGGCGTGGCCCGCATCACGCCGGAGGCCCCACCCCGCTTCGTCAACGAGACGGCCGCGACGTCCTTCGTGAGGGTGAGTTTCGTCGGGGGAACCAGAGTGGGCGCGGGGGCCGGCGCGGTCCGGCCGGGCGGGGGCGGAATTGACGCCACCGGTTGACCGGTCGGCAACGGCGCCACGGCAGACCGCGGGACGGGCACCGGCTCCACGCGGACCGTCGGCGCCGAACCGGGACGTCGCCTCCCATGAGCAGCGACATCGCGGCACCTTCCCGTCGTCATGGAGCCCTCGTGGAGCCCTCGCGCCCCGTCAGCCGTGGCCGTCACCAACCCACTTGGCCGGGAACACCCCGAAGCCCCCTGTTCATCTGCGGGAAGGGAGGTCTTTACACGATCCCTACGGGCGATCGCGACCGATTTTCACAAGTTCGCTCACATTGCGGACCCGGAGCCTCTCCGAACCCGTAAAACAACCTGCTTGTCAGGCTCCCCAATCGACACATCGTGGGCTTAACTTATGAGGCATGACCTCCCCCCGCTCCACTTACAGCGGCGGCTACTACGCATCGCCCTCTTTCCCCGACACCCCCATCTACGACAGCCTCGTCGCAGAGCGGGGTACTCCGCAGATCGCCCCGATCCGGGTGAACCCCTCCCCCTGGGAGACCGGTTCCTCGCTGCCGGCCCTGCCCTCCGCACTGCCTGCGCTGCCCGCGGCGCCGTCCGCGCCCGCGCAGGGCCACGGGTATCCGGGCGCCGTGCCGCAGCCGGCCGCCCCGCTACAGCACACCCCGGCGCCGTACATCCCGCAGCAGGCGGGCCACCGCGGCTACCAGCCCCCGCAACAGCACCAGCGCCCGGCACCGGGCATGGGCACGGGGTACGAGGCGATGCGTCCGGCCGGCCCGGTCGCGCCGCGGCCCGCCTCGCCGTTCGACGAGCCGGGCTACGGCCGGCAGTATCCGCCGCGGGGCTACTGAAGCGGCCGCTCGACCGGATGTGCGAAGCGGCTGGCAGGATGAGCCCATGTCCAGGCCACAGGTCCAGTCGCTGCACATCTATCCGGTCAAGGCCCTGGCGGGGTCCGATCCCGGCGAGGCGGTCGTCGAGCCGTGGGGGCTCGCCGGGGACCGGCGGTGGCTGGTCGACGACGGTGCGGGGCGCCAGATCACCCAACGGCAACAGCGGAGGCTGGCGTTGGCCCGCGCCGAGGGGCTTCCGGGTGGCGCCCTGCGGCTGACCGCGCCCGGGATGCCGCCGCTGGTCGTCGAGGTGCCCGAGCCGCTGGGCACGGTCCCGGTACGGGTCTTCGACGTCATCGTCGAGGCGGTGCCCGCGGGCCCCGAGGCGGCCGCCTGGTGCCGGGGCTTCCTGGGCGTCGAGTGCCGGCTGCTGCACATGGACGCCCCGGAGAAGCGGCGCCCCGTGGACCCCCGCTACGGCAATCCCGGCGACACCGTCAGCTTCGCCGACGGCTATCCGCTGCTGCTGACCACCGCCGGGTCGCTCGACGCCCTCAACTCCCTCGTCGCGCTGGGCGACCACGCCGGCGAGGGGCCCCTCCCGATGAGCCGTTTCCGGCCCAATGTGGTGATCGCCGGTACGGCACCCTGGGCCGAGGACGACTGGCGGCGGGTGCGGATCGGCGAGGTGGAGTTCCAGGTGGCCAAGCCCAGCGGGCGCTGCGTGGTGACCACCATCGACCAGCGCACCGCCGAGCGCGGCAAGGAGCCGCTGCGGGCCCTCGCCCGCCATCGCCGCTTCGGCGACCAACTGGTGTTCGGCCAGAATCTGATCCCCCGGGGCGCGGGCACGCTCCGCGTCGGCGACCCGTTCGAGATACTCGGCTGACGGCCGCACGCGGTCGCCGTCGCCCTCATTGCGGGCCGGTCGGCGGCTGCCTACAGTGAGCGCTCAGCGCCGCCGACGGGACCGGCCGCGGGGGGAGACAGAGAGCTGCTGTGCCGATGCCTGCCAGGGATGCCGTGAGCGGCCACTTCGTCCCGGTCCAGCGCCGGGACCGCGCCTTTGCGGGCCACGGCGACGACGAGGTCCGCGAGGAGGCCGTGACGGCCTTCGTCCGGCTCGGTCCGGCCCGCGGCGAGCAGGTCATGGTGCTGCCGTGCCCGGAGGTGCCGGAAGGACCGGAGGAAGAGGTGCCGGCCCGGGTCGGCTTCCCCGGCCGCAGCACGGCCCGCGCCCGCGAGCGCGGCCAGCTGCTGGTCACCAGCGTGCGGGAACTCATCGGGCCGGACGTCGAGTTCACCGCCGTCCGGCAGCTGAGGCCGCCGCGCGCGGCCACCGACCGGGCGACGGCCGAGGGGTGCACCGGGCTGCGGGCGCTCATCGACGTGGGCTGGGTGGCCGCGCCCAGCACCGACCGCTCGCTGCGGATCGCGCCGGCCCGGACGGCGAAGGCCCACCGGCTCACCGTGGACCTGACGCGGCTGCGTTTCCTGCCGGTGGGCTGCGCGGTGGGTCTGCTCACCCTGCCCCGGGGCGCCACGGGACACGATCTGATCGAAGTGCGCTGCGACCGCGGGCAGCACCGGATGCTGCGGCGACCGGGCGCCGAGGCGGTGCCGCGGCTGGCGCCGAGGGAGGTGGTACGGCCGTGCTGAATCCGGAAACGGCCGGTCACGGTCGGGCGAAGGAGCCGGCGGAGGAGGCCGGGCGCCGGCTGCTGCAGCGGCGCTTCACCGCGCGGCTGCTGCCGCAGCTGCGGCTGCTGGTCGAGGAGTGCGCCGCCCGCGAGGGGCTGAACGAGCCGCGGCGCGGGGAGTTCGTGCTCGCGGTGGACGAGATCGCCGGGAACGCCGTGGAGCACGCCGGCGGCGCGGGGCGGCTGGTGCTGCGGCGGGTGGGGGACGAGTTGGAATGCCGGATCAGCGACGCGGGCCCCGGTTTCAGCGAGACGGTGATCCCGGAACTGCTGCCGGGCCTGGACGGTGCGCCCAAGGGGCGGGGGCTGTGGCTGGCGCGACTGGTGGCGGACCGGTTCGCGGTCGGCCCCGGCACCGGCACGGCGGGCGAGCGGGGCGCGGTGGTCACGGTGGCGGTCCGGCTGCGCTGACGGCAGGCCCGTCCGCAGCGGGAGCCGGCCTCGGTCGAGGGCGGGGACGGGACGGGCGGCGGGTGCGCCGAGCGGCCACCAACCGGACGCGCCAACAGGGGCGTTAGGGGCAAGTGGGCCGGGTGGGGTGTCTGGGGTGACCGGGGCGGGAGTGTCTCCTGCCCGTCGACGGCGCCCGCGGGGCGACGTTGCGCTCTCTGCGCGGAACCGACGCACGGGAAGCCCCGTCATGCGGTATCCGCGGGAGCGGGAGGGGCACGATGCGGGCGATCACGGGCATCTGGCGCTGGCGGCGGTACGGCTCCGCGAGGACACCGCGCGGACGCACGCGGCGCTGGCCGGGGTGGCCGGGGTGGCCGCCGCGACGGCGGTCGGCTGGCTCGTCGAGGGCGGCCGGCGGCTGGCCGTGCGGCGGCTGATGGCACGTCGGTTCCGCCGCTGGGGCGCGGCCTGGGCACGCGCCGGACAGGACTGGGGACGGGCCGACGCCGGGAGTTGAGGAGCGGCTGACCAGGCTGCGGACCGTGTCAACTGCCGCCCGCCGGGCGCGCTACGGTGGTCCCTCCAGCCCCTCGGCTGGGGCCCCGCAGACCGAGAGCGGACACCCGCTTCACGCATGGCTGCCGGGCCGACATCCGCCGCACGAAGTGGGGACACGACACCGCCATGGCACAGGGTTCGGTCCAGGTGACGCACTCCGGAACGTCGCGTTGGCGGCGCCGCACCGGTGAGTACAGTTCGCTCGCCGCCGCCCTGGAGGCCGCCGGCGACGGTGACGTCCTGACCGTGCCGGCCGGGACGTACCGGGAGAACCTGGTGCTCCAGCGGGCGGTGACGCTGCGCGGACCGGAGGGGGCGCGCGGCTCGGTGCGGATCGCGCCGGCCGACGGGGTGGCGCTGACGATACGAGCCTCGGCCACCGTCCACGACCTGCACCTGGAGGCCACCGACTCGGCGTCGCCGGCACTGCTGGTGGAGGACGGCGCCCCCGAGCTGACCGACATCCGCGTGGTGACCCGGTCCGCGGCCGGCATCGAGGTGCGCGGCGGCGCGCGTCCGACGGTGCGG
Proteins encoded in this region:
- a CDS encoding NUDIX domain-containing protein — translated: MATPDFIRDLRADIGTKLLWLPGVTAVVLDDAGRVLLGRRVDTGGWSVIGGIPEPGEQPAETAVREVYEETAVRVVPEGVVLVEAMPPVRYPNGDECQFLDVTLRCRAVGGEARVNDDESLEVGWFSVDALPELDDYARTRIERALAGGPTWFREMAVPEEAGQGRDGRSAEA
- a CDS encoding glutamate racemase, with amino-acid sequence MKIALMDSGTGLLPAAAAVRRLRPDADLVLSTDPDGLPWGPRTPDDVTAHALAVARAAAAHRPDALIVACNTASVHALPALRAELEPAIPVIGTVPAIKPAAAGGGPVAIWATPATTGSPYQQDLIARFAQGVEVAGVPCPGLADAVEQADEDAIDAAVAAAAERTPRDIRSVVLGCTHYELVAERIRAALQQPGGPSLVLHGSADAVAAQALRRIGAEPAPAAAPTGTLDVLLSGRPSPLPEVVLAYAEGRLLAGAVQAAPRTA
- a CDS encoding glycosyltransferase encodes the protein MEWIAAVSLVAWLWLLLGQGFFWRTDVRLPARRDPDRWPSVAVVVPARDEAAVLPASLPTLLAQKYPGRVAVFLIDDGSTDGTGALARELAAGGGGLPLTVASPGEPEPGWTGKLWAVRHGIALARERTAPEYLLLTDADIAHEPDSLRELVAAARSHELDLVSQMARLRVATRWERLIVPAFVYFFGQLYPFRWVNRSGARTAAAAGGCVLLRREAAERAGVPESIRHAVIDDVSLARAVQRSGGRVWLGLADRVRSVRPYPRLAELWRMVSRSAYAQLRHRPLLLLGTVLGLTLVYLVPPAALLAGLAADDPVAAGLGGAAWAVMCGTYLPMLRHYRQPLWTAPLLPFTALLYLLMTVDSAVQHHRGRGAAWKGRTYGAP
- a CDS encoding DUF6643 family protein; the protein is MTSPRSTYSGGYYASPSFPDTPIYDSLVAERGTPQIAPIRVNPSPWETGSSLPALPSALPALPAAPSAPAQGHGYPGAVPQPAAPLQHTPAPYIPQQAGHRGYQPPQQHQRPAPGMGTGYEAMRPAGPVAPRPASPFDEPGYGRQYPPRGY
- a CDS encoding MOSC domain-containing protein; translation: MSRPQVQSLHIYPVKALAGSDPGEAVVEPWGLAGDRRWLVDDGAGRQITQRQQRRLALARAEGLPGGALRLTAPGMPPLVVEVPEPLGTVPVRVFDVIVEAVPAGPEAAAWCRGFLGVECRLLHMDAPEKRRPVDPRYGNPGDTVSFADGYPLLLTTAGSLDALNSLVALGDHAGEGPLPMSRFRPNVVIAGTAPWAEDDWRRVRIGEVEFQVAKPSGRCVVTTIDQRTAERGKEPLRALARHRRFGDQLVFGQNLIPRGAGTLRVGDPFEILG
- a CDS encoding MEDS domain-containing protein; translated protein: MPARDAVSGHFVPVQRRDRAFAGHGDDEVREEAVTAFVRLGPARGEQVMVLPCPEVPEGPEEEVPARVGFPGRSTARARERGQLLVTSVRELIGPDVEFTAVRQLRPPRAATDRATAEGCTGLRALIDVGWVAAPSTDRSLRIAPARTAKAHRLTVDLTRLRFLPVGCAVGLLTLPRGATGHDLIEVRCDRGQHRMLRRPGAEAVPRLAPREVVRPC
- a CDS encoding ATP-binding protein, yielding MLNPETAGHGRAKEPAEEAGRRLLQRRFTARLLPQLRLLVEECAAREGLNEPRRGEFVLAVDEIAGNAVEHAGGAGRLVLRRVGDELECRISDAGPGFSETVIPELLPGLDGAPKGRGLWLARLVADRFAVGPGTGTAGERGAVVTVAVRLR